CCTGGACCGCCGCCATCAGGCTGGCCAGATGGTCGGGCTCCCAGGTGTTGTCGTCGTCGAGATAGGCCAGGTGCAGGGCGTTGGCCATGAAGCTGAGGATGGGCCGCAGCGCGCCGCCGTCCCAGGCGGGATGGACCCCGCCGTGGCGGCTTGAGGTGGAATAGGGCAGGGTCAGGACGGTGGCCGAGAGGTTGGCGGGCCGGGTCTCCAGCAGGTCGAACAGCCGACCGGCCTGGTCGCCATTGAGGTCGGCCCCGATGAGCAGCTGAACCCGGCCTTCGAAGGTCTGGTCATAGACGCTGCGCACGGCGTCGAGGAGGGCCGGGCGCAGGATCGTGGGCACGATCACCGCCACGTCGGCACGCAGCTGCGGCGCCTCACGGTCGGGGAAATGCCGTCCCAGCGACAGCGGCGGCGCGTTCGAGGCAGGCGGCATGGCCCACGATAGCCGGACGCCGTCGCAGTTTCCAAGCCGTCAGGGGACAAGCGCCTCAAAGGCGAACAGCGTCGAGGGATCGTCGTCGGGCATGAACCAGGCCCTGACACCGGCGGCGGCGGCCTCCACGAACACCGGGTTCTGGGTCATCGGCCGCCCGGACGGCGCCCAGAGCGGAACCGGCGCCTGCCAGACCGGACGTTGGTCCTTCAGGTCGACGATCTCCAGCCCGCCCAGAGACAGACTTGCCTTGGGCGCGCGGTAATCGGCGAGGCCCGAGCACAGCATCCGCCCTTCGCTCAGGCTGTGGCAGTCCTGGTAGTCGATATAGCTGGAGGGATTGCGCACCACCTTGGGCGCGGAGGCCACGCCGTTCGCTGCCAGCTTCCAGGTGTAGAATCTCCGCCCGCCCCAGGAGACGCCCTGCAGCCGGCGGGTCCTGCGGTCATAGCTCACCGCCCCGATGTGATCGGCGACCCGCAGCACCTCCGTGGCCGTCAGGGTCGCCGGATCGACGCGGTAGACGATGGCTGTGCTGTCGGGCCGGTACTCCGCCACGCTGACCCACAGATCCTTGCCGTCGAAGTCGATCCCGCCGGGGTGATAGGCGTCCCCCTGCCCCAGGACGAGCTCCCCCAGCAGGGCCCCGTCCGCCGACATGCGGAACAGATGCCCGACGCCGGCCCCCGGGCTGCGCCCACCCGGCGCCCCGGCCAGGCGCGCGGGGTACTGCTTGATCTCCACGGCGGAGACGAAGAACTCAGGGCCGACCTTCACCATCCCCTGCGGATGGAAGGTCGCGAACCGCACCGGCACGGCGGCGGTCTGGATCCAGGCCGTAGACCGGTCGATCTGCATCAGCCGTTCGGCCAGGGAAGGGGCAGCAAGCGCGGGGGAGCCGGGCAGACCGATCAGGATCAGCAGGCCTAGCCATCTGAGAGCATGGGTCATCCGAGCAACTCCGGGTGGGCCGCCACAACGCACGACCTCCGACCCTGCCCGCAACCGGAAAGTGGCGCTGATCCCGACATCCCGCGTGTCATCTTCGCCACGCCTCGATCCGGGATTCGGCCAAGTCCACGAATTGAGTAACAGTGCGATTTCCTCGGCCGCCGATATCCCTAACTTCGCGCTCACGACGACGGTTGGCCGCGCACAGCGGCCGCCAAACAGCGTCGGCTAAGCACAGAAAACTCGCCAGGGCGTGACCCGCGGCCGTTCGCGGCCGCATGCCACCGCATGCCTGGCCACGGGGGATGAGACATGAAGACCTTCCTGCTGACCACAGCCGCGGCCGTGGTCCTGCTCACGCCGGCCCTGGCCTGCGCCGCCGACGCGCCAAAGATCAGCGGCACGATCGCCGTCGGCGCGAACGCCAATGACAACATCTTCGCGACCAATTTCGGCAAGGTCAGCGACACCGTCTTCACCCTGAACGGCGGCCTCAACCTGGCCCGCCATAGCGAGGCCGGCGACCTGAGCGCCTATGCCCGGATAGACCTGGCGCACTACGCCGACCATTCGGACGAGAACGCCGACGACTATTCGGTCGGGGCCGACGGCGCGCTGAACCTCGCGTCCGGCAAGATCTCGGCGGGCGCCAGCCATGTCCTGACCACCGAAAGCCGCAAGGTCCGCGTGGCGCGGCGCGACACCGTCAAGCGCACCGAATATGTGGTCGACGAGGCCCATGCGGCCTTCGTGGCCAGCGTTGAGGCTGTGCGGTTGACGGGTAAGTTGAGCTATTCCAGCAGCGACTACGACAATGGCCGGGTGCGCGGCACAGGCGCGTTCGCCCTGCAGGACGACCGTGATCGCACCACCCTAATCCAGTCCCTGCGCGCCGATTTCAAGGCCGACCAGGCGATGTCCTTCTTCGTGAAGGCTCAGCACACCGGCGTCGACTACGACCTGGCCCCGCCCGCCGCCCGCCACAACCGTGACTCCGACACCGCGTCGGTCACCGGCGGGGTGACCTTCAACGCCACGGCGGACCTGACCGGCGAGATCGAAGCGGGTTGGTCCAAGCGCACCTTCGACGACACCGCCTTCGCCGATGTCTCCGACCTGGCGCTCTCGGCCAATCTCGACTGGACCCCGGCCAAGGGAACCGACGTCACCTTCAACGCCTCGCGCAGCCTGGAGGAGGAGGTGCTGACCGGATCCTCGATCTATGTGGCCACGGTGATTGGTATCGAGATCACCCATCACGTCAGCGACCGCTGGGCGCTGGGGGGCTACGTCTCCCGCGAATGGGACGACCACAAGGGCATCGACCGCAAGGACGACGTCACCGCCTTCGGCGCCTCGGCGGCGTTCCAGGTCAGCGATCGGGTGGAAGCCAAGCTCGCCTACGACTTCACCACCGAGGACTCCTCGGGCGCGCGGCGCTCGCCGGGCTATGACAATGGCGTGGTGTCGGTGGGTCTGAAGGCGAACTTCTAGCTCGCCACCGCCACTCTGCGCGAGGTGGGCGCGCGGACGTTGGGGCCGATGGCCTCGACGTCCAGCCCCAGCTGGCGCGCGGCATGGATCAGCTGCAGGAACCGCTGGACGATGATCTGGCCGCCCTCGATCACATCTGGAGATTGTTGCCGGCTCATGGTCGACAGATAGCCGCCGGGGGCGCGCACCACCCAGCCCAGGGCGATATAGCGGACGACCCGGCGGCGGATGGTCTCGTGGGGCAGGCCGAGCCGTTCCGAAAGCCCGGTGATGGTGACCGGCCGACGCAGCTCGTCCGGCGGCGGACTGTCGGACCAGGCGTATTTCTGAGCCAGTTCGCGATCATAGGTGATGTCGCCAGCATTGGCGGTGATCAGGCTTGAGAAGACCAGGGCGTCAAGCATGGAGCCGTGCGGCGCCACACCGGCCTCCAGCACCCGCAGGATGAAGGTGTCCAGCAGGGCGGCCAGAGGGCCGGCCAGGTCCTTGTCCTCCCTCGGCGCGCCGCCAGGGCCGGGATCGAAAGCAAATCCCAGGCCCTTGAGATCAGCGATCAGGCCGCGCAGGCCAGCGCATCGCGCCTCGTCCCAGCCCGGGGGGGATGGCCCGGCCTCCGCGGCCACCGTGACGCCTGACTCTCCGGAGCGGCTCAGCAGACCCTCGGCCTCCAGGGCCCCGACCTGGCGGCGGGTGGTTTCATAGGCCAGGCCCAGCGACTGAGCGACGGCCCGGACGCTGATGGCGCCCGG
Above is a window of Phenylobacterium glaciei DNA encoding:
- a CDS encoding DUF6454 family protein; the encoded protein is MTHALRWLGLLILIGLPGSPALAAPSLAERLMQIDRSTAWIQTAAVPVRFATFHPQGMVKVGPEFFVSAVEIKQYPARLAGAPGGRSPGAGVGHLFRMSADGALLGELVLGQGDAYHPGGIDFDGKDLWVSVAEYRPDSTAIVYRVDPATLTATEVLRVADHIGAVSYDRRTRRLQGVSWGGRRFYTWKLAANGVASAPKVVRNPSSYIDYQDCHSLSEGRMLCSGLADYRAPKASLSLGGLEIVDLKDQRPVWQAPVPLWAPSGRPMTQNPVFVEAAAAGVRAWFMPDDDPSTLFAFEALVP
- a CDS encoding outer membrane beta-barrel protein; translated protein: MKTFLLTTAAAVVLLTPALACAADAPKISGTIAVGANANDNIFATNFGKVSDTVFTLNGGLNLARHSEAGDLSAYARIDLAHYADHSDENADDYSVGADGALNLASGKISAGASHVLTTESRKVRVARRDTVKRTEYVVDEAHAAFVASVEAVRLTGKLSYSSSDYDNGRVRGTGAFALQDDRDRTTLIQSLRADFKADQAMSFFVKAQHTGVDYDLAPPAARHNRDSDTASVTGGVTFNATADLTGEIEAGWSKRTFDDTAFADVSDLALSANLDWTPAKGTDVTFNASRSLEEEVLTGSSIYVATVIGIEITHHVSDRWALGGYVSREWDDHKGIDRKDDVTAFGASAAFQVSDRVEAKLAYDFTTEDSSGARRSPGYDNGVVSVGLKANF